The following coding sequences are from one Ammospiza nelsoni isolate bAmmNel1 chromosome 5, bAmmNel1.pri, whole genome shotgun sequence window:
- the NAP1L1 gene encoding nucleosome assembly protein 1-like 1, with the protein MADVDNKEQSELDQQDMEDVEEVEEEETGEDANSKARQLTVQMMQNPQILAALQERLDGLVGTSAGYVESLPKVVKRRVNALKNLQVQCAQIEAKFYEEVHELERKYAALYQPLFDKRSEIINAIYEPTEEECEWKADADEEISDEMKEKAKLEEEKKDEEKEDPKGIPEFWLTVFKNVDLLSDMVQEHDEPILKYLKDIKVKFSEVGQPMSFTLEFHFEPNDYFTNEVLTKTYRMRSEPDDSDPFSFDGPEIMGCTGCQIDWKKGKNVTLKTIKKKQKHKGRGTVRTVTKTVSNDSFFNFFSPPEVPESGDLDDDSEAILAADFEIGHFLRERIVPRSVLYFTGEAIEDDDDDYDEEGEEADDEEGEEEADEENDPDYEPKKDQNPAECKQQ; encoded by the exons ATGGCAGACGTAGACAA CAAAGAACAGTCAGAACTTGATCAGCAGGATATGGAGGATGTTGAAGAagtagaagaagaagaaactgGTGAAGATGCCAACAGCAAAG cTCGGCAGTTGACTGTGCAGATGATGCAAAATCCTCAGATTCTTGCAGCCCTTCAGGAAAGACTTGATGGTCTGGTAGGAACATCTGCAGGATATGTAGAAAG CTTGCCTAAAGTTGTTAAAAGACGTGTGAATGCTCTCAAGAATCTTCAAGTTCAGTGTGCACAGATAGAAGCAAAGTTCTATGAGGAAGTTCATGAGCTGGAAAGAAAGTATGCTGCACTCTATCAGCCCTTATTTGACAAG CGAAGTGAAATCATCAATGCCATTTATGAACCTACAGAAGAGGAATGTGAATGGAAAGCAGATGCTGACGAAGAAATTTCA GATGAGATGAAAGAGAAAGCTAagcttgaagaagaaaaaaaagatgaagaaaaagaagaccCTAAAGGAATCCCTGAGTTTTGGCTGACAGTATTCAAGAATGTGGACTTACTCAGTGATATGGTTCAG GAACATGATGAACCTATCCTGAAATACTTAAAAGATATAAAAGTGAAATTTTCAGAAGTTGGACAACCTATG AGTTTCACATTAGAATTTCACTTTGAACCAAACGACTACTTCACAAATGAAGTGTTGACAAAGACGTATAGAATGAGGTCAGAGCCAGATGATTCTGATCCCTTTTCCTTTGACGGACCAGAAATCATGGGTTGTACAGG TTGCCAAATAgactggaaaaaaggaaagaatgttACTTTGAAAACCATTAAGAAGAAGCAAAAACATAAGGGCCGTGGAACAGTCAGGACAGTTACAAAAACTGTTTCCAATGACTCTTTCTTCAACTTCTTCAGTCCTCCTGAAG ttcCTGAAAGTGGAGATCTG GATGATGATTCCGAGGCAATCCTTGCTGCAGACTTTGAAATAGGTCACTTCTTGCGTGAACGTATAGTGCCCCGGTCAGTACTGTACTTCACTGGAGAAGCTattgaagatgatgatgatgat taTGATGAAGAAGGTGAAGAGGCAGATGATGAG gagggagaagaagaagcagaTGAAGAAAATGATCCTGATTATGAACCAAAA AAGGATCAAAACCCAGCAGAATGCAAGCAGCAGTGA
- the PHLDA1 gene encoding pleckstrin homology-like domain family A member 1 gives MLESGCKAVKEGMLEKRSDGLLQLWKKKRCILTEEGVLLIPPKHPPPPQQQQQPAEPAAKIKELHFSNMKTVDCVERKGKYVYFTVVMAEGKEIDFRCAQEQGWNAAITLQMVQYKNRQAILAVRSTRQKQQHLAAPHGSRLRGASNSA, from the coding sequence ATGCTGGAGAGCGGCTGTAAGGCGGTGAAGGAGGGCATGCTGGAGAAGAGGAGCGacgggctgctgcagctctggaagaAGAAGCGCTGTATCCTCACCGAGGAGGGGGTGCTCCTCATCCCCCCGAAGCACCCCCCGCcgccgcagcagcagcagcagccggccGAGCCGGCGGCCAAAATCAAGGAGCTTCACTTCTCCAACATGAAGACGGTGGACTGTGTGGAGCGGAAGGGCAAGTACGTGTACTTCACGGTGGTGATGGCCGAGGGGAAAGAGATCGACTTTCGGTGcgcacaggagcagggctggaacgCGGCGATCACGCTGCAGATGGTGCAGTACAAGAACCGCCAGGCCATCCTGGCCGTGCGCTCCACccggcagaagcagcagcacctggcgGCGCCCCACGGGTCGCGGCTCCGCGGCGCCTCCAACTCCGCCTAG